One Sphaerisporangium krabiense DNA segment encodes these proteins:
- a CDS encoding SHOCT domain-containing protein, with product MPYAHWGAAPWWPVLPLFWAAFWVTMAVLFLRARGRGWSPRTAPWASGGGARVAPTAAAEKIIAERYARGELGDDEYFQRLAVLRGGFD from the coding sequence ATGCCCTACGCGCATTGGGGCGCGGCGCCGTGGTGGCCGGTCCTGCCGCTGTTCTGGGCCGCCTTCTGGGTCACGATGGCCGTGCTGTTCCTGAGGGCCCGCGGGCGCGGCTGGAGCCCGCGTACGGCGCCCTGGGCGTCCGGCGGCGGCGCGCGGGTGGCCCCGACGGCGGCGGCCGAGAAGATCATCGCCGAGCGGTACGCGCGCGGCGAGCTGGGAGACGACGAGTACTTCCAGCGCCTGGCGGTGCTCAGGGGCGGCTTCGACTGA
- a CDS encoding SURF1 family protein: protein MLRTLFSPRLVGLHLVTIGVLISFTLLGRWQLGVFEDSGKPHAATDPAPVALSTLVQEGKRVPVEALSRRVTAEGTFDASRQLLVAERAPTVETGGGAQKDAGFWLLTPLKLADGSLMPVVRGWIATASDPGAAVPSGQVRLSGRVQPSEPSDFARRRTAPLPEGQIATVTTAQLINVWHGARLHDGFVVATSQVTPAPAGGPGQTSAAPETPESAQAGSQGRQDLRLVAVPGPTASGGFTWRNLAYAAQWWIFAAFAVFMWFHFVRDAVRTSRTASTETSTAALGTSPQA from the coding sequence ATGCTCCGGACGCTGTTCTCGCCACGCCTCGTGGGACTCCACCTGGTGACGATCGGGGTGCTGATCTCCTTCACCCTCCTCGGGCGCTGGCAGCTCGGAGTCTTCGAGGATTCGGGCAAGCCTCACGCGGCCACCGACCCCGCGCCGGTCGCCCTGTCCACGCTCGTGCAGGAGGGCAAGCGCGTCCCCGTCGAGGCGCTGAGCCGGCGGGTCACGGCGGAGGGCACGTTCGACGCCTCCCGGCAGTTGCTCGTCGCCGAACGCGCGCCCACGGTGGAGACCGGCGGCGGCGCCCAGAAGGACGCGGGCTTCTGGCTGCTCACCCCGCTCAAGCTCGCCGACGGCAGCCTGATGCCGGTCGTGCGGGGCTGGATCGCCACCGCCTCCGACCCTGGGGCGGCCGTCCCGTCCGGCCAGGTCCGGCTCTCCGGGCGCGTCCAGCCGTCCGAGCCGAGCGACTTCGCCAGGCGCAGGACCGCGCCCCTCCCCGAGGGGCAGATCGCCACGGTCACGACCGCCCAACTGATCAATGTCTGGCACGGCGCCCGCCTCCACGACGGCTTCGTGGTCGCCACGAGCCAGGTGACCCCGGCCCCGGCCGGCGGCCCCGGCCAGACCTCGGCCGCGCCCGAGACGCCGGAAAGCGCGCAGGCAGGGAGCCAGGGACGACAGGACCTGCGACTCGTCGCGGTACCAGGGCCGACCGCCTCAGGCGGATTCACCTGGCGCAACCTGGCCTACGCCGCCCAGTGGTGGATCTTCGCCGCCTTCGCCGTGTTCATGTGGTTCCACTTCGTCCGAGACGCCGTACGCACCTCCCGCACCGCCTCAACGGAAACGTCCACCGCCGCGCTCGGCACCTCCCCCCAGGCCTGA
- a CDS encoding sulfite exporter TauE/SafE family protein: MTPAALFAGGFAAGLVAGGASCAAVQGGVLIGLARTGGRAAVPAFVAGRLVAHTALGALLGALGEVVRIPPVARAALLVGAGVTVIVFAVRLLLRRRGSCAPDHERTDGEPARSRPWTGAAALGAGTILIPCGVTLGMEAVAVSSGGWLGGAAVMAGFVTGTSPAFALLGLLLRRVAATRLNVLAAAAAIAAGAVTIVAGLRLGGWPPGLGAPAGAAAAGARVLPDGTQVVTVWSTGHGFLPGVAGIEAGRPAEIVFRTRDNQGCTRTLTIQGRDVALPVTGERVVRLPPQRPGRLRYVCGMGMYVGFININRPQLSASGTPPPGGPAR, encoded by the coding sequence GTGACGCCCGCCGCGCTGTTCGCCGGCGGGTTCGCCGCCGGGCTGGTGGCGGGGGGCGCGTCGTGCGCGGCGGTCCAAGGGGGCGTGCTGATCGGCCTGGCGCGCACGGGCGGGCGCGCCGCCGTCCCGGCTTTCGTGGCCGGGCGGCTGGTGGCGCACACGGCGCTGGGGGCCCTGCTGGGCGCGCTCGGCGAGGTCGTGCGCATCCCTCCCGTGGCACGGGCCGCGCTGCTGGTGGGCGCGGGCGTCACGGTGATCGTCTTCGCCGTGCGGCTGCTGCTGCGCCGTCGCGGCTCCTGCGCCCCGGACCATGAGCGGACCGATGGTGAACCCGCGCGATCGCGGCCCTGGACGGGGGCGGCCGCGCTCGGCGCGGGCACCATCCTGATCCCGTGCGGGGTCACGCTCGGCATGGAGGCCGTGGCGGTCTCCTCGGGGGGCTGGCTCGGCGGCGCCGCGGTGATGGCCGGTTTCGTCACCGGCACCTCGCCCGCGTTCGCGCTGCTCGGCCTGCTGCTGCGCCGGGTCGCGGCGACCAGGCTGAACGTCCTGGCCGCGGCCGCGGCGATCGCGGCGGGGGCGGTGACGATCGTGGCGGGCCTGCGCCTCGGCGGGTGGCCGCCCGGCCTGGGCGCGCCCGCCGGGGCCGCCGCGGCGGGGGCGCGCGTCCTGCCGGACGGGACGCAGGTCGTGACCGTGTGGTCGACCGGGCACGGCTTCCTGCCGGGGGTCGCCGGCATCGAGGCGGGGCGGCCCGCCGAGATCGTGTTCCGCACCCGGGACAACCAGGGGTGCACGCGCACGCTGACCATCCAGGGGCGGGACGTCGCGCTGCCGGTCACGGGCGAGCGCGTCGTGCGGCTGCCGCCGCAGCGGCCGGGGAGGCTTCGCTATGTATGTGGAATGGGGATGTACGTCGGATTTATCAACATAAACAGACCCCAGCTCTCCGCTTCGGGCACCCCGCCACCAGGCGGTCCAGCCCGCTGA
- the ggt gene encoding gamma-glutamyltransferase, whose translation MIFRRLAVPLVGVAASLSLVVPPGSAQAAPGETQAVQSRQQGGPAKVPVAEGYGGAVATVDLDASKAALAILRQGGNAMDAAVAGAATLGVTEPYSAGLAGGGFLVYYDAKRRRVTSIDGREKAPQAMTETSLQENGAPIPFNDAVTSGLSVGVPGSVAQWELALRRYGTVSLKQALKPAAEVAEHGFTVDQTFYDQTVLNAARFADFTSTAALYLPNGAPPPVGSTFRNPDLAATYRELGRRGGDWLYKGRLGDEIVATVKAPPLKPGSTRVVRPGLMRTSDLRAYRALEREPAKVSYNGLEVYGMAPPSSGGSTVGEALNILEALPKVGLHEYLEASRLAFADRNVFVGDADYVDVPLEELLSDGFAKERACLIGDFAMPHPASAGSPDGSYTGCQFEGNSVTPTPDGPDKPEGPETTHLVVADRWGNVAAYNITIEQTGGSGIVVPGRGILLNNELTDFTFGPAPGDPNLPAPGKRPRSSMAPTIVLKDGRPLLAVGSPGGATIITTVLQILVNRFEFGMTLPAALAAPRASQRNIRDTQAEQAFVDRYGLELNAKGHTFVAAPGPPAGELGAATALEFLGRGKVQAVAEPTRRGGGSALVLSSRP comes from the coding sequence ATGATCTTCCGTCGCCTCGCCGTGCCGCTCGTGGGCGTCGCCGCGTCCCTCTCTCTCGTCGTGCCGCCCGGCAGCGCGCAGGCCGCGCCCGGCGAGACGCAGGCCGTCCAGTCGCGGCAGCAGGGCGGGCCGGCCAAGGTCCCCGTCGCGGAGGGCTACGGCGGCGCGGTCGCCACCGTCGACCTCGACGCCAGCAAGGCCGCGCTCGCCATCCTGAGACAGGGCGGCAACGCCATGGACGCCGCCGTCGCCGGCGCCGCCACGCTCGGGGTCACCGAGCCCTACTCCGCCGGCCTCGCCGGGGGCGGTTTCCTGGTCTACTACGACGCCAAGCGGCGCAGGGTCACGTCCATCGACGGCCGTGAGAAGGCCCCCCAGGCCATGACCGAGACCTCCTTGCAGGAGAACGGCGCCCCGATCCCGTTCAACGACGCCGTGACCAGCGGGCTCTCGGTCGGCGTGCCCGGCAGCGTGGCCCAGTGGGAGCTGGCATTGCGCCGCTACGGCACGGTCTCCCTCAAGCAGGCGCTCAAGCCCGCCGCCGAGGTCGCCGAGCACGGCTTCACCGTCGACCAGACCTTCTACGACCAGACCGTCCTGAACGCCGCGCGCTTCGCCGACTTCACCTCCACCGCCGCCCTCTACCTGCCGAACGGCGCCCCGCCGCCCGTCGGGTCCACCTTCCGCAACCCCGACCTCGCCGCCACCTACCGCGAGCTCGGCCGCCGCGGCGGCGACTGGCTCTACAAGGGCCGGCTCGGCGACGAGATCGTGGCCACGGTCAAGGCGCCCCCGCTCAAGCCGGGCAGCACCCGCGTCGTCCGCCCCGGCCTCATGCGGACCTCCGACCTGCGCGCCTACCGCGCCCTGGAGCGCGAGCCCGCCAAGGTCTCCTACAACGGCCTGGAGGTCTACGGCATGGCGCCGCCGTCCTCCGGCGGTTCCACGGTGGGGGAGGCCCTCAACATCCTGGAGGCCCTGCCCAAGGTCGGGCTGCACGAGTACCTGGAGGCGTCGCGGCTCGCCTTCGCCGACCGCAACGTGTTCGTCGGCGACGCCGACTACGTCGACGTGCCCCTCGAAGAGCTTCTCTCCGACGGTTTCGCCAAGGAGCGCGCCTGCCTGATCGGCGACTTCGCGATGCCGCACCCCGCCTCCGCCGGATCCCCCGACGGCTCCTACACCGGATGCCAGTTCGAGGGCAACTCCGTCACCCCCACCCCGGACGGGCCCGACAAGCCCGAGGGCCCTGAGACCACCCACCTGGTCGTCGCCGACCGCTGGGGCAACGTCGCCGCCTACAACATCACCATCGAGCAGACCGGCGGCAGCGGCATCGTCGTCCCCGGGCGCGGCATCCTGCTCAACAACGAGCTCACCGACTTCACCTTCGGCCCCGCCCCCGGCGACCCGAACCTCCCGGCCCCCGGCAAGCGTCCCCGCTCCTCCATGGCCCCGACCATCGTCCTCAAGGACGGCAGGCCGCTGCTCGCGGTCGGCTCGCCCGGCGGAGCGACGATCATCACCACCGTGCTGCAGATCCTCGTCAACCGCTTCGAGTTCGGCATGACCCTGCCGGCCGCCCTCGCGGCCCCGAGGGCCAGCCAGCGCAACATCCGGGACACCCAGGCCGAGCAGGCGTTCGTCGACCGCTACGGCCTCGAGCTGAACGCCAAGGGACACACGTTCGTGGCCGCCCCCGGCCCGCCCGCCGGCGAACTCGGCGCCGCCACGGCGTTGGAGTTCCTCGGCCGCGGCAAGGTCCAGGCAGTGGCCGAACCCACCCGCCGCGGCGGCGGCAGCGCCCTGGTCCTCTCCTCCCGCCCATGA
- a CDS encoding sensor histidine kinase, giving the protein MRAKCPRRLFEPLLPLVVAAFQLMGSVGAQKVQIHPSDPYTRVPLEFPGFALLAVAPMMLIIRHARPVLAMWGGILATSVYIHAGYSYGPVFLGPVILIFNAVVRGHRRAAWIASAFLFAWVMSYLIWVVGKRPLDWTHHAGVAAGILVVLTAAEVVRTRREQRAERGRTEEEESRRQASEERLTMAQELHDVLGHSISLIHVQASTALHLMDEHPEQARTALTTIKQASKDVLTEMRSVLGVLREDAPRSPTAGLAQLDELIARSGPAVVKKTVGRARPLPPGVERAAYRIVQEALTNVTKHAPGARATVTLMYGADVLTIRVDDTGATAPSVFGGEGGGDGVPGMRERAAALGGSLYAGPLHPGFRVEARLPVPPVKGPDPSEDTE; this is encoded by the coding sequence GTGCGCGCGAAATGTCCCCGTCGGCTCTTCGAACCCCTGCTTCCGCTGGTGGTGGCCGCGTTCCAGCTCATGGGGTCGGTGGGCGCGCAGAAGGTGCAGATCCACCCCTCGGACCCGTACACCCGCGTCCCGCTGGAGTTCCCCGGCTTCGCCCTGCTCGCGGTCGCCCCGATGATGCTGATCATCCGGCACGCGCGCCCGGTCCTGGCGATGTGGGGGGGGATCCTCGCGACGTCGGTCTACATCCACGCCGGGTACTCCTACGGCCCGGTCTTCCTCGGCCCGGTGATCCTCATCTTCAACGCCGTCGTGCGCGGGCACCGCCGTGCCGCGTGGATCGCCTCGGCGTTCCTGTTCGCGTGGGTGATGTCGTACCTGATCTGGGTGGTCGGCAAACGGCCGCTGGACTGGACCCACCACGCGGGGGTGGCGGCGGGCATCCTGGTCGTGCTCACCGCCGCCGAGGTCGTGCGCACCCGGCGCGAGCAGCGCGCCGAGCGCGGGCGCACCGAGGAGGAGGAGTCCAGGCGCCAGGCCAGCGAGGAGCGCCTGACCATGGCCCAGGAGCTGCACGACGTCCTCGGGCACAGCATCTCGCTCATCCACGTCCAGGCGTCCACGGCCCTGCACCTGATGGACGAGCACCCCGAGCAGGCCCGCACGGCGCTGACGACGATCAAGCAGGCGAGCAAGGACGTGCTGACCGAGATGCGGTCGGTGCTCGGCGTGCTGCGCGAGGACGCCCCGCGCTCCCCCACGGCCGGGCTGGCCCAGCTCGACGAGCTGATCGCCCGCAGCGGCCCCGCGGTCGTCAAGAAGACCGTGGGGAGGGCCCGGCCGCTGCCGCCGGGCGTCGAGCGCGCCGCGTACCGCATCGTCCAGGAGGCGCTGACCAACGTCACCAAGCACGCGCCGGGCGCGCGCGCCACCGTGACGCTGATGTACGGCGCGGACGTGCTGACCATCCGCGTGGACGACACCGGGGCGACGGCGCCGAGCGTGTTCGGCGGCGAGGGCGGCGGCGACGGCGTCCCGGGGATGCGCGAGCGTGCCGCGGCGCTGGGCGGCTCCCTGTACGCCGGTCCCCTCCATCCCGGCTTCCGTGTCGAGGCCAGGCTTCCCGTCCCGCCCGTCAAGGGCCCCGATCCTTCCGAGGACACCGAGTGA
- a CDS encoding tetratricopeptide repeat protein has product MRWHGEQEAAVARPAVPRPRTPEPPAAPGEGDLIAAAHAGDPGAAHRLGRMYAQRGDRSAARHWWERAAGAGNIDSAYNLGVWHEKHGTLDEAITWYELAAGAGDAEAAANLAMLLLEERGDVPGARGWFEAAAAGGSRPAARRLALLCEDAGDDAAARVWHQYAASAGDLASAHDLAFLCYTAGEEAQARAWWEYAARAGHTDAAYHLGRLLHAARDPEGAEALYRLAAKAEHPGAASQLGRLALARRDLRAARAWFERAAHFGRVEDQRMAGFVCVELEDPRAAGHWFGRAAAGGDPESAYNFGLLLIVEHDDLRGGRHWLRQAAVRGHRKAAEELATLESVMGPEAGGTARWTSGVPPFWDRPVEPEPAARAELAVAAASRRGGTAPRLADLTEILGTWDLLTRRLREPADLAGVVAWLAERGGLPASAVEHLASVRMTVLCPGTGPWPAPAEVEHVLAAARRLRERLGPS; this is encoded by the coding sequence ATGAGGTGGCATGGGGAACAGGAGGCGGCGGTCGCGCGGCCCGCCGTGCCGAGGCCCCGTACGCCCGAACCCCCCGCCGCGCCCGGCGAGGGGGACCTGATCGCCGCCGCCCACGCCGGCGACCCCGGGGCCGCGCACCGGCTCGGCCGCATGTACGCCCAGCGCGGCGACCGGTCGGCGGCCCGCCACTGGTGGGAACGGGCCGCGGGCGCCGGCAACATCGACAGCGCCTACAACCTCGGCGTCTGGCACGAGAAGCACGGGACCCTCGACGAGGCGATCACCTGGTACGAGCTCGCCGCGGGCGCGGGCGACGCCGAGGCCGCCGCCAACCTGGCCATGCTGCTCCTCGAAGAGCGCGGCGACGTCCCCGGCGCGCGCGGGTGGTTCGAGGCCGCGGCGGCGGGCGGCTCCCGCCCGGCGGCACGCCGCCTCGCGCTGCTGTGCGAGGACGCCGGGGACGACGCGGCGGCCCGCGTCTGGCACCAGTACGCGGCCTCGGCCGGCGACCTCGCCTCCGCCCACGATCTCGCGTTCCTCTGCTACACCGCCGGGGAGGAGGCCCAGGCCCGCGCCTGGTGGGAGTACGCCGCGCGGGCCGGGCACACCGACGCCGCGTACCACCTGGGGCGGCTGCTGCACGCCGCCCGCGACCCGGAAGGCGCGGAGGCGCTGTACCGGCTGGCGGCCAAGGCCGAGCATCCGGGGGCGGCCTCGCAGCTCGGCAGGCTGGCGCTGGCACGGCGCGACCTGCGCGCGGCGCGGGCGTGGTTCGAGCGGGCCGCCCATTTCGGCCGGGTCGAGGACCAGCGCATGGCCGGGTTCGTCTGCGTCGAGCTGGAGGATCCGCGCGCGGCCGGCCACTGGTTCGGCCGCGCGGCGGCCGGCGGCGACCCCGAGTCCGCCTACAACTTCGGCCTGCTGCTCATCGTCGAGCACGACGACCTGCGCGGCGGCCGGCACTGGCTGCGCCAGGCGGCCGTGCGGGGCCACCGCAAGGCCGCGGAGGAGCTGGCCACGCTGGAGTCGGTGATGGGCCCGGAGGCGGGCGGTACGGCGCGCTGGACCTCCGGCGTGCCCCCGTTCTGGGACAGGCCCGTGGAGCCGGAACCGGCCGCGCGCGCCGAGCTGGCGGTCGCGGCGGCCTCCCGGCGCGGCGGGACCGCGCCGCGCCTGGCCGACCTGACCGAGATCCTCGGCACGTGGGACCTGCTGACCCGCCGGCTGCGCGAGCCCGCCGACCTGGCGGGCGTCGTCGCGTGGCTGGCCGAGCGCGGCGGTCTGCCGGCGAGCGCGGTGGAGCACCTGGCCTCGGTGCGCATGACGGTGCTCTGCCCGGGCACGGGGCCGTGGCCGGCGCCGGCCGAGGTCGAGCACGTGCTCGCGGCCGCGCGGCGGCTGCGCGAGCGTCTCGGCCCGTCCTGA
- the ald gene encoding alanine dehydrogenase, translated as MKIGVPAEVKNHEYRVAATPAGVHELVRHGHDVYVQRGAGLGSQITDEEYLFAGAKILDGADAVWGETDLILKVKEPIAEEYHRMREGQVLFTYLHLAASRPCTDALLERKVTGIAYETVQVGNSLPLLAPMSEVAGRLAPQVGAYNLMRFNGGRGVLPGGVPGVAPAKVVVIGGGVSGLNAAQVAVGMGADVTILDVNIDRLRHIDAIYQGRLRTIVSTAYALEQAVLEADLVIGAVLIPGAKAPTLVSNELVSRMKAGSVLVDIAIDQGGCFEDSRPTTHADPTYKVHGSVFYCVANMPGSVANTSTNALTNATLPYAVKLADLGWREALRADPALALGLNTHDGRLTYQPVADAHGLPYTAASGVLA; from the coding sequence ATGAAGATCGGCGTGCCTGCCGAGGTCAAGAACCACGAGTACCGCGTCGCCGCCACTCCGGCGGGCGTGCACGAGCTCGTCCGCCACGGCCACGACGTCTACGTCCAGCGTGGCGCGGGTCTCGGCTCGCAGATCACCGACGAGGAGTACCTGTTCGCCGGCGCCAAGATCCTCGACGGCGCGGACGCCGTGTGGGGCGAGACCGACCTCATCCTCAAGGTCAAGGAGCCCATCGCCGAGGAGTACCACCGGATGCGCGAGGGCCAGGTGCTGTTCACGTACCTGCACCTCGCCGCGTCCCGGCCGTGCACCGACGCCCTGCTGGAGCGCAAGGTCACCGGCATCGCCTACGAGACGGTCCAGGTCGGCAACTCCCTGCCGCTGCTGGCCCCGATGTCCGAGGTGGCGGGCCGGCTGGCCCCGCAGGTCGGCGCCTACAACCTGATGCGCTTCAACGGGGGCCGCGGCGTGCTGCCCGGCGGCGTGCCCGGCGTGGCCCCGGCCAAGGTCGTCGTCATCGGCGGCGGCGTCTCCGGCCTGAACGCGGCGCAGGTCGCGGTCGGGATGGGAGCCGACGTGACGATCCTGGACGTCAACATCGACAGGCTCCGCCACATCGACGCGATCTACCAGGGCCGCCTGCGCACCATCGTCTCCACCGCCTACGCCCTGGAGCAGGCCGTCCTGGAGGCCGACCTGGTCATCGGCGCCGTGCTCATCCCGGGCGCCAAGGCCCCGACGCTCGTCTCCAACGAGCTGGTCTCGCGCATGAAGGCGGGGTCGGTGCTCGTCGACATCGCCATCGACCAGGGCGGCTGCTTCGAGGACTCCCGTCCCACCACGCACGCGGACCCGACCTACAAGGTGCACGGATCGGTGTTCTACTGCGTGGCCAACATGCCCGGGTCGGTGGCCAACACCTCGACGAACGCGCTGACCAACGCCACCCTGCCCTACGCGGTCAAGCTGGCCGACCTCGGCTGGCGCGAGGCGCTGCGCGCCGACCCCGCCCTGGCCCTCGGCCTGAACACCCACGACGGCCGGCTGACCTACCAGCCCGTCGCCGACGCCCACGGCCTGCCGTACACCGCGGCCTCCGGCGTCCTGGCCTAG
- a CDS encoding response regulator has protein sequence MIKVLLADDQALVRAGFRALLDAQADMTVVAEASDGAEAIRLAGEHGPDVALMDIRMPGMDGLTATREMPPAVKVIILTTFELDEYVFEALRGGASGFLVKDTEPAELIQAVRVVAAGEALLSPSVTRRLIAEYASRAKEPSVTAGLDQLTEREREVLTLVGAGMTNDEIAAKLFMAPATAKTHVSRAMMKLHARDRAQLVVIAYESGLVRPGWL, from the coding sequence GTGATCAAGGTACTGCTGGCGGACGACCAGGCTCTCGTCCGCGCGGGGTTCCGCGCCCTGCTCGACGCCCAGGCGGACATGACCGTGGTGGCCGAGGCGTCCGACGGCGCCGAGGCGATCCGCCTGGCCGGGGAGCACGGGCCCGACGTCGCGCTGATGGACATCCGCATGCCGGGCATGGACGGCCTCACCGCGACGCGCGAGATGCCCCCGGCGGTGAAGGTCATCATCCTGACCACCTTCGAGCTGGACGAGTACGTCTTCGAGGCGCTGCGCGGCGGCGCGAGCGGCTTCCTGGTCAAGGACACCGAGCCGGCGGAGCTGATCCAGGCGGTGCGCGTGGTGGCGGCGGGCGAGGCGCTGCTGTCCCCGAGCGTGACGCGCCGCCTGATCGCCGAGTACGCCAGCAGGGCCAAGGAGCCGAGCGTGACGGCGGGGCTCGACCAGCTCACCGAGCGGGAGCGCGAGGTGCTCACGCTGGTCGGCGCCGGCATGACCAACGACGAGATCGCCGCGAAGCTGTTCATGGCGCCCGCCACGGCCAAGACCCACGTGAGCCGGGCGATGATGAAGCTCCACGCCCGCGACCGCGCCCAGCTCGTCGTCATCGCCTACGAGTCGGGGCTGGTCAGGCCGGGCTGGCTCTGA
- a CDS encoding aspartate aminotransferase family protein: MTQPETDTAAVLKAAQDHLWLHFTRHSAHGGGEVPTIVRGDGAYIYDIHGKRYLDGLAGLFVVQAGHGRAELAEAAAKQAQELAFFPLWSYAHPKAAELAERLARLTPGDLNRVFFTTGGGEAVETAWKLAKQYFKLTGKPLKHKVISRAIAYHGTPQGALSITGIPAFKQFFEPLVPGSVRVPNTNHYRADEITGVPGMTPEQFGRWAADQVGKAIEMEGPDTVAAVFVEPVQNAGGCIPPPPGYFQRLREICDAHDVLLVSDEVICAFGRLGTMFGGQKFDYVPDIITCAKGLTSGYSPIGAMIASERLFEPFESGTAMFAHGYTFGGHPVSAAVALANLDLFEREDILGHVTRNEPVFRATLEKLRDLPIVGDVRGSGYFYGIELVKDKETRQTFNEGESERLLRGFLSKALFDAGLYCRADDRGDPVVQLAPPLISGPEQFDEIESILRSVLTEAWNRL, from the coding sequence ATGACGCAGCCTGAGACCGACACGGCCGCCGTCCTGAAGGCAGCACAAGACCATCTGTGGTTGCACTTCACCCGGCACAGCGCGCACGGCGGCGGCGAGGTGCCGACCATCGTGCGCGGCGACGGTGCCTACATCTACGACATCCACGGCAAGCGTTACCTCGACGGCCTGGCGGGGCTGTTCGTCGTGCAGGCGGGCCACGGGCGGGCCGAGCTCGCCGAGGCGGCCGCCAAGCAGGCCCAGGAGCTGGCCTTCTTCCCCCTGTGGTCCTACGCTCACCCCAAGGCCGCCGAGCTGGCCGAGCGGCTCGCGCGCCTCACCCCCGGCGACCTCAACCGCGTGTTCTTCACCACCGGCGGCGGCGAGGCCGTCGAGACCGCGTGGAAGCTCGCCAAGCAGTACTTCAAGCTCACCGGCAAGCCGCTCAAGCACAAGGTGATCAGCCGGGCGATCGCCTACCACGGCACCCCGCAGGGCGCCCTGTCGATCACCGGCATCCCGGCCTTCAAGCAGTTCTTCGAGCCGCTCGTCCCCGGCTCGGTGCGCGTGCCGAACACCAACCACTACCGCGCCGACGAGATCACCGGCGTGCCCGGCATGACGCCCGAGCAGTTCGGCCGCTGGGCCGCCGACCAGGTCGGCAAGGCCATCGAGATGGAGGGCCCCGACACCGTCGCGGCCGTCTTCGTCGAGCCGGTGCAGAACGCCGGAGGCTGCATCCCGCCGCCCCCCGGCTACTTCCAGCGCCTGCGCGAGATCTGCGACGCCCACGACGTGCTGCTCGTCTCGGACGAGGTCATCTGCGCCTTCGGCCGGCTCGGCACGATGTTCGGCGGGCAGAAGTTCGACTACGTGCCCGACATCATCACCTGCGCCAAGGGCCTGACCAGCGGCTACTCGCCGATCGGCGCGATGATCGCCTCCGAGAGGCTGTTCGAGCCGTTCGAGTCGGGCACGGCCATGTTCGCCCACGGCTACACGTTCGGCGGCCATCCCGTCTCGGCCGCGGTCGCCCTGGCCAACCTCGACCTGTTCGAGCGCGAGGACATCCTCGGCCACGTGACGCGGAACGAGCCCGTCTTCCGCGCCACGCTGGAGAAGCTGCGCGACCTGCCGATCGTCGGCGACGTCCGCGGCTCCGGCTACTTCTACGGCATCGAGCTCGTCAAGGACAAGGAGACCCGGCAGACCTTCAACGAAGGCGAGTCGGAGCGTCTGCTGCGAGGCTTCCTGTCCAAGGCGCTGTTCGACGCCGGCCTGTACTGCCGGGCCGACGACCGGGGCGACCCGGTCGTCCAGCTCGCGCCGCCGCTGATCAGCGGCCCGGAGCAGTTCGACGAGATCGAGTCGATCCTGCGCTCCGTCCTCACCGAGGCCTGGAACCGCCTGTAG